One stretch of Oceanimonas pelagia DNA includes these proteins:
- a CDS encoding DeoR/GlpR family DNA-binding transcription regulator yields MSKRNTQQRRHTIITLLAERGEVTVDELARRFDTSEVTIRKDLTALEKNGLLLRRYGGAVPVPSEMVAEAGAEPVSKRKQSLARAAAARIREHNRIIIDSGSTTAALLGELGQKSGLVVMTNSLNIANALRELEPEPTLLMTGGTWDPSSESFQGQVAEQVLRSYDFDQLFIGADGIDLARGTTTFNELTGLSRVMAEVAREVVVMVESDKIGRKIPNLELPWSAIHTLVTDSGIPKEYQQQLAQKGITLVIAPSS; encoded by the coding sequence ATGTCGAAACGCAACACTCAACAACGCCGCCATACCATCATCACCCTGCTGGCCGAGCGGGGGGAAGTGACCGTGGATGAGCTGGCCCGCCGTTTCGATACCTCGGAAGTGACCATTCGCAAGGATCTCACCGCGCTGGAGAAAAACGGCCTGCTGCTGCGCCGCTATGGCGGCGCCGTGCCGGTGCCGAGCGAAATGGTAGCTGAGGCCGGTGCCGAGCCGGTTTCAAAACGAAAACAGTCCCTGGCCCGGGCGGCGGCGGCGCGCATTCGCGAGCACAACCGCATCATTATCGACAGCGGCAGCACCACGGCGGCGTTGCTGGGCGAGCTGGGGCAGAAAAGCGGTCTGGTGGTGATGACCAATTCGCTCAATATCGCCAATGCCCTGCGCGAGCTGGAGCCGGAGCCCACCCTGCTGATGACCGGTGGTACCTGGGATCCGTCTTCCGAGTCGTTTCAGGGGCAGGTGGCCGAGCAGGTGCTGCGATCCTACGACTTCGATCAGCTGTTTATCGGCGCCGACGGCATCGATCTGGCCCGGGGCACCACCACCTTCAATGAGCTCACCGGCCTGTCGCGGGTGATGGCCGAGGTGGCCCGGGAAGTGGTGGTGATGGTGGAGTCGGACAAGATTGGCCGCAAAATCCCCAATCTGGAGCTGCCCTGGAGTGCCATTCATACCCTGGTGACCGACAGCGGCATTCCCAAAGAATATCAACAACAGTTAGCGCAAAAGGGCATCACCCTGGTGATAGCCCCTTCATCCTGA
- a CDS encoding LuxQ periplasmic sensor domain-containing protein — protein sequence MPSATPNNARARPLLRQLLLVLLPAFLLLATALLVLTYRSSATMVNDSIHHQLKEAHDRLQILLDSYLNGLDGLLTATAEQSELALALSSGNPAGARALLQQTLEHRHGEYLDLLMLSRQGQLWANLNSPLYAMEHRQLQLISAPPLYHRWTRIELDAPFSRQVALVQRYPVIAPDSGEVIGSLFGGVVLNDNLSLLRQLARGAENFRVQLILHGKPVGPAYLNSNDIAPGVVTQALTGGQAHGQIRGHYFSRQPLLIGGEPSELQLLLLTDNTIAQQLQQNYGYHTLLALLLVLLVALALALYTLRLISAPLASLTRFAEQASLGQQAAFQPDRIQEFNFLGNSLESMVTTLQQNELRLAHLFDAANSATLIVDNDDRIQALNQMATALFEQGHGDLVGTPITQHFSPEQLAPLQQAIDKARRGHRVADVEARLGPLPGLARYQLWTLAPVFSKGVVTAVQLQGQDISRLKQAEESLQLNRLVLANMLEAVMIFDRHQRLVYANPAYTQLTGFVLDEMVGHSPASALPLAPDTLSPWQHIDTHGHWQGEVSFRSLNGTTLPLWLSIRILSNAQGETSHYVAVCSNIFVLRSPEPRATPDATQHNTPGQP from the coding sequence ATGCCTTCCGCTACTCCCAATAACGCTCGCGCCCGGCCCCTGCTGCGGCAATTGCTGCTGGTGCTGCTGCCGGCCTTTTTGCTGTTGGCCACCGCCCTGCTGGTACTCACCTACCGCAGTAGCGCAACCATGGTGAATGACAGCATTCACCATCAGCTGAAAGAAGCCCACGACCGGCTGCAAATCTTGCTGGACAGCTACCTGAACGGGCTGGATGGCCTGCTGACGGCCACCGCCGAGCAGTCGGAGCTGGCGCTCGCACTCTCGTCCGGCAACCCGGCCGGTGCCCGGGCACTCTTGCAACAAACCCTGGAGCACCGCCACGGCGAATATCTGGATCTGCTGATGCTCAGCCGGCAAGGACAACTGTGGGCCAACCTGAACTCCCCCCTCTATGCCATGGAGCACCGCCAGCTGCAGCTGATCTCGGCCCCGCCCCTGTACCACCGGTGGACCCGCATTGAACTGGATGCTCCCTTTAGCCGCCAGGTTGCCCTGGTGCAGCGCTACCCGGTGATTGCGCCGGACTCGGGTGAGGTAATTGGCAGCCTGTTTGGCGGTGTGGTGCTGAATGACAACCTCAGCCTGCTGCGCCAGCTGGCCCGGGGGGCGGAAAATTTTCGGGTGCAGCTGATCCTGCACGGCAAGCCAGTGGGCCCGGCCTACCTCAACAGCAACGACATCGCCCCCGGTGTGGTTACCCAGGCCCTGACCGGCGGGCAGGCCCATGGCCAGATTCGAGGACACTATTTCAGCCGGCAGCCCCTGCTGATCGGCGGCGAACCCAGCGAACTGCAACTGCTGTTGCTGACCGACAACACCATTGCCCAGCAATTGCAGCAGAACTATGGCTATCACACTCTGCTGGCCCTGCTGCTGGTGCTGCTGGTAGCGCTGGCGCTGGCGCTGTACACCTTGCGGTTGATCTCGGCTCCCCTGGCCAGCCTGACCCGGTTTGCCGAACAGGCAAGCCTCGGCCAACAGGCCGCCTTTCAGCCCGATCGCATTCAGGAATTCAATTTCCTCGGCAACAGCCTGGAAAGCATGGTGACCACACTGCAACAAAACGAACTGCGCCTGGCCCACCTGTTTGATGCCGCCAACTCGGCGACCCTCATCGTCGATAACGACGATCGCATTCAGGCACTGAACCAGATGGCCACGGCACTGTTTGAGCAAGGTCATGGCGACCTGGTTGGCACCCCCATCACCCAGCACTTCAGCCCCGAGCAACTGGCGCCGCTGCAACAGGCCATCGACAAGGCCCGCAGGGGCCACCGGGTAGCGGACGTGGAAGCCCGCCTGGGCCCCCTGCCCGGGCTGGCCCGGTACCAGTTGTGGACCCTGGCTCCGGTGTTCAGCAAGGGCGTGGTCACTGCGGTGCAGTTGCAGGGCCAGGACATCAGCCGTCTGAAGCAGGCGGAAGAATCCCTGCAGCTGAATCGCCTGGTGCTGGCCAATATGCTGGAAGCGGTGATGATCTTCGATCGCCATCAGCGGCTGGTGTACGCCAACCCGGCCTACACTCAGCTCACCGGCTTCGTGCTGGACGAGATGGTAGGACACTCCCCCGCCAGCGCCCTGCCCCTGGCGCCGGACACCCTTTCTCCGTGGCAGCATATCGACACCCATGGCCACTGGCAGGGAGAGGTTTCCTTTCGCTCCCTGAACGGCACCACGCTGCCACTGTGGCTGTCGATTCGCATTCTGAGCAATGCTCAAGGTGAAACCAGCCATTACGTGGCGGTGTGTTCCAATATCTTCGTGCTCAGAAGCCCGGAGCCCCGGGCAACCCCTGATGCCACTCAACACAACACCCCGGGCCAGCCGTAG
- the glmU gene encoding bifunctional UDP-N-acetylglucosamine diphosphorylase/glucosamine-1-phosphate N-acetyltransferase GlmU: MTIQAVILAAGKGTRMRSSLPKVLHPVANKPMVAHVIEAARACGVDGIHLVYGHGADQLKARIEAPDLHWAHQAEQLGTGHAVAVALPAIADEDRVLVLYGDTPLLQADTLQRLIAAQPKGGVGLLTVSLANPTGYGRIVREHGQVTGIVEQKDATPEQLAITEVNTGVLVADAGRLRAWLGELNNDNAQGEFYLTDIFAMAHRDGCDIATVQPASTAEVEGANDRVQLAGLERAYQRMQAERLMREGVSLLDPARFDLRGTLTAGEEVVIDVNVIIEGDVRLGNRVKIGAGTILKNCVIGDDAEVKPYSIVENAELGSASSAGPFARLRPGAVLAEDAHVGNFVEMKKARLGKGSKAGHLSYLGDAEIGAGVNIGAGTITCNYDGVNKFQTVIEDGVFVGSDTQLVAPVRIGKNATLGAGSTVTKDVAEAELVITRVPQRHIKNWPRPVKKKS, encoded by the coding sequence ATGACGATTCAGGCGGTAATTCTGGCGGCGGGCAAGGGCACCCGCATGCGCTCTTCTCTTCCCAAGGTACTGCACCCGGTGGCCAACAAGCCCATGGTGGCTCATGTGATCGAGGCCGCCCGGGCCTGCGGGGTGGACGGTATTCACCTGGTCTACGGCCACGGTGCCGACCAGCTCAAGGCCCGCATTGAAGCCCCGGATCTGCACTGGGCTCATCAGGCCGAGCAGCTCGGCACCGGCCACGCGGTGGCGGTGGCGCTGCCGGCCATTGCCGATGAAGACAGGGTGCTGGTGCTCTACGGTGATACCCCGTTGCTGCAGGCGGACACCCTGCAGCGGCTGATCGCCGCCCAGCCCAAAGGGGGCGTGGGCCTGCTTACGGTAAGCCTTGCCAACCCCACCGGCTATGGCCGTATCGTGCGGGAACACGGCCAGGTCACCGGCATTGTTGAGCAGAAGGATGCCACCCCCGAGCAGCTGGCCATTACCGAGGTGAACACCGGTGTGCTGGTGGCCGACGCCGGCCGGCTCAGGGCCTGGCTGGGCGAGCTCAACAACGACAATGCCCAGGGGGAGTTCTACCTCACCGACATCTTCGCCATGGCCCACCGGGACGGCTGCGACATTGCCACCGTGCAGCCGGCCAGCACCGCCGAGGTGGAAGGGGCCAACGACCGGGTGCAGCTGGCCGGGCTGGAGCGGGCCTATCAGCGCATGCAGGCCGAGCGGCTGATGCGCGAGGGCGTCAGCCTGCTGGATCCGGCCCGCTTCGATCTGCGCGGTACCCTGACCGCCGGCGAGGAAGTGGTGATCGACGTCAACGTCATCATTGAGGGTGACGTGCGCCTGGGTAATCGGGTGAAAATCGGCGCCGGTACCATTCTGAAGAACTGCGTGATCGGCGACGATGCCGAGGTGAAGCCCTATTCCATCGTGGAAAACGCCGAACTGGGCAGCGCCAGCAGCGCCGGCCCCTTTGCCCGCCTGCGCCCCGGCGCCGTGCTGGCCGAGGATGCCCATGTCGGCAACTTTGTGGAAATGAAAAAGGCCCGCCTGGGCAAGGGTTCCAAGGCCGGCCACCTCAGCTATCTGGGCGATGCCGAGATCGGCGCGGGGGTGAACATCGGTGCCGGCACCATCACCTGCAACTATGACGGCGTCAACAAGTTCCAGACGGTGATCGAAGACGGCGTGTTCGTCGGCTCCGACACCCAGCTGGTGGCCCCGGTGCGCATCGGCAAGAATGCCACCCTGGGGGCCGGCAGCACCGTCACCAAGGACGTGGCCGAGGCTGAGCTGGTGATCACCCGCGTGCCCCAGCGCCATATCAAGAACTGGCCCCGCCCGGTGAAGAAGAAGTCCTGA
- the glmS gene encoding glutamine--fructose-6-phosphate transaminase (isomerizing): MCGIVGAVAQRDVAEILVEGLRRLEYRGYDSAGVAIIHDNRLGRVRRLGKVQALADALEQQPLAGGTGIAHTRWATHGEPSERNAHPHVSGNIAVVHNGIIENHEELREQLKARGYEFASDTDTEVIAHLVHWHRQHTDSLLAALQTTVKELRGAYGTVLMDVNDDTRVVVARSGSPLVIGLGLGENFIASDQLALLPVTRRFLFLEEGDVAEVTRREIRIFDRDGQPVTRAEQESDVIHDAGDKGEYRHHMLKEIHEQPRAITDTLEGRLSEQGVVVESFGNGARDIFEKVEHIQLIACGTSYHAGMVARYWFEALAGVPCDIEIASEFRYRKSVVRPNSLLITLSQSGETADTLAALRLAKESGYMSSLTICNVPGSSLVRESDLAFMTRAGAEIGVASTKAFTTQLVALLMLVAAVGRCRGNLSEQTEAELVRSLRSLPAHIVDTLALAGDIEQLAEEFADKYHSLFLGRGEQYPIAMEGALKLKEISYIHAEAYAAGELKHGPLALIDADMPIIVVAPNNELLEKLKSNVEEVRARGGILYVFADKRAGFKGDNTMRVMSLEHVDEVIAPIVYTVPLQLLSYYVALIKGTDVDQPRNLAKSVTVE, translated from the coding sequence ATGTGTGGAATTGTAGGGGCCGTGGCCCAGCGTGATGTGGCGGAAATTCTGGTGGAAGGCCTGCGCCGGCTGGAATACCGGGGGTACGACTCCGCCGGGGTGGCCATTATTCACGACAACCGGCTGGGCCGGGTGCGTCGTCTCGGCAAGGTGCAGGCGCTGGCCGACGCCCTTGAGCAACAACCGCTGGCCGGCGGCACCGGCATTGCCCATACCCGCTGGGCCACCCATGGCGAGCCGTCCGAGCGCAATGCCCACCCCCACGTGTCCGGTAACATCGCCGTGGTGCACAACGGCATTATCGAAAACCATGAAGAACTGCGCGAACAGCTTAAAGCCAGAGGCTACGAGTTTGCTTCAGACACCGACACCGAGGTGATCGCTCATCTGGTGCACTGGCATCGCCAGCACACCGACTCATTGCTGGCGGCACTGCAAACCACGGTTAAAGAGTTGCGTGGCGCCTATGGCACCGTGCTGATGGACGTCAACGACGATACGCGGGTGGTGGTGGCCCGTTCCGGCTCGCCGCTGGTGATCGGCCTTGGTCTGGGCGAGAACTTTATCGCCTCGGATCAGCTGGCGCTGCTGCCGGTCACCCGCCGTTTCCTGTTCCTGGAAGAGGGCGACGTGGCCGAGGTGACCCGCCGCGAGATTCGTATCTTTGACCGTGACGGCCAGCCGGTGACCCGCGCCGAGCAGGAGTCGGACGTGATCCACGACGCCGGCGACAAGGGCGAATACCGTCACCATATGCTGAAGGAAATTCACGAGCAGCCCAGGGCCATTACCGATACCCTGGAAGGCCGGCTGAGCGAGCAGGGCGTGGTGGTGGAGTCCTTTGGCAACGGTGCCCGCGACATTTTTGAAAAAGTGGAGCACATTCAGCTGATCGCCTGCGGCACCTCCTACCATGCCGGCATGGTGGCCCGTTACTGGTTCGAGGCCCTGGCCGGGGTGCCCTGCGATATCGAGATCGCCTCCGAGTTCCGCTACCGCAAGTCGGTGGTGCGTCCCAACAGCCTGCTGATCACCCTGTCCCAGAGCGGCGAGACCGCCGACACCCTGGCGGCGCTGCGGCTGGCCAAGGAGTCCGGCTACATGAGCAGCCTGACCATCTGCAACGTGCCCGGCTCCTCCCTGGTGCGGGAGTCGGATCTGGCCTTTATGACCCGGGCCGGCGCCGAAATCGGCGTGGCTTCTACCAAGGCGTTTACCACGCAACTGGTGGCGCTGCTGATGCTGGTGGCGGCGGTGGGCCGTTGCCGGGGCAACCTGAGCGAGCAGACCGAGGCCGAGCTGGTGCGCTCGCTGCGCTCACTGCCGGCGCACATCGTCGATACCCTGGCGCTGGCCGGCGACATTGAGCAACTGGCGGAAGAGTTCGCCGACAAGTACCACAGCCTGTTCCTGGGCCGGGGCGAGCAGTATCCCATCGCCATGGAAGGGGCGCTCAAACTCAAGGAAATTTCCTACATTCACGCCGAGGCCTATGCCGCCGGCGAGCTCAAGCACGGCCCGCTGGCGCTGATTGACGCCGACATGCCCATTATCGTGGTGGCGCCCAACAACGAGCTGCTGGAAAAGCTGAAGTCCAACGTGGAAGAAGTACGCGCCCGGGGCGGTATCCTCTATGTGTTCGCCGACAAGCGGGCCGGCTTCAAGGGTGACAACACCATGCGGGTGATGTCGCTGGAACATGTGGATGAGGTGATCGCGCCCATCGTCTATACGGTGCCGCTGCAGCTGCTGTCCTACTACGTGGCCCTGATCAAGGGCACCGACGTGGATCAGCCCCGCAATCTGGCCAAGAGCGTGACCGTGGAATAA
- the atpD gene encoding F0F1 ATP synthase subunit beta, translating into MSKGIIVQIIGAVVDVEFPQDAVPHVYDALKITTEGQGQGLVLEVQQQIGGGVVRCIAMGSSDGLRRGLEIENTNAPIQVPVGVQTLGRIMDVLGNPIDEKGDIGEEERWSIHRAAPSYEEQSNSTELLETGIKVIDLVCPFAKGGKVGLFGGAGVGKTVNMMELIRNIAIEHSGYSVFAGVGERTREGNDFYHEMTESNVLDKVSLVYGQMNEPPGNRLRVALTGLTMAEKFRDEGRDVLLFVDNIYRYTLAGTEVSALLGRMPSAVGYQPTLAEEMGVLQERITSTKTGSITSVQAVYVPADDLTDPSPATTFAHLDATVVLSRQIAALGIYPAVDPLDSTSRQLDPQVVGEEHYSVARGVQTVLQRYKELKDIIAILGMDELSEDDKLTVSRARKIERFLSQPFFVAEVFTGAPGKYVSLKDTIAGFQGILNGDYDTLPEQAFYMVGSIDEAVEKAKKL; encoded by the coding sequence ATGAGTAAGGGTATCATAGTCCAAATCATCGGCGCCGTTGTTGACGTGGAATTCCCGCAAGATGCGGTTCCCCACGTATACGACGCGCTGAAGATTACGACGGAAGGCCAGGGCCAGGGTCTGGTTCTGGAAGTTCAGCAGCAAATCGGCGGCGGCGTTGTTCGTTGTATCGCCATGGGTTCTTCCGACGGCCTGCGCCGTGGTCTGGAAATTGAAAACACCAACGCCCCCATTCAGGTGCCGGTAGGTGTGCAGACCCTGGGTCGCATCATGGACGTGCTGGGTAACCCCATCGACGAAAAGGGCGACATCGGCGAAGAAGAACGCTGGTCCATTCACCGTGCCGCTCCCAGCTACGAAGAGCAGTCCAACAGCACCGAGCTGCTGGAAACCGGCATCAAGGTAATCGACCTGGTATGCCCCTTCGCCAAGGGTGGTAAGGTTGGTCTGTTCGGTGGTGCCGGTGTGGGCAAAACCGTAAACATGATGGAACTGATCCGTAACATCGCCATCGAGCACAGCGGTTACTCCGTGTTTGCCGGTGTGGGCGAGCGGACCCGTGAAGGTAACGACTTCTACCACGAAATGACCGAGTCCAACGTACTGGACAAGGTATCTCTGGTATACGGTCAGATGAACGAGCCGCCGGGCAACCGTCTGCGCGTGGCCCTGACCGGTCTGACCATGGCCGAGAAGTTCCGTGACGAGGGTCGTGACGTACTGTTGTTCGTGGACAACATCTACCGTTACACCCTGGCCGGTACCGAAGTATCCGCACTGCTGGGCCGTATGCCTTCCGCAGTAGGTTACCAGCCGACCCTGGCCGAAGAGATGGGCGTTCTGCAGGAGCGTATCACCTCTACCAAGACCGGCTCCATCACCTCCGTACAGGCCGTTTACGTGCCTGCGGATGACTTGACCGACCCGTCTCCGGCCACCACCTTCGCCCACCTGGATGCGACCGTGGTACTGAGCCGTCAGATCGCTGCCCTGGGTATCTACCCGGCCGTTGACCCGCTGGATTCCACCAGCCGTCAGCTGGACCCGCAGGTGGTGGGTGAAGAGCACTACTCCGTGGCCCGTGGCGTACAGACCGTACTGCAGCGTTATAAAGAGCTGAAGGACATCATCGCCATTCTGGGTATGGACGAACTGTCTGAAGACGACAAGCTGACCGTGTCCCGCGCCCGTAAAATCGAGCGTTTCCTGTCTCAGCCGTTCTTCGTGGCCGAAGTGTTCACCGGTGCCCCCGGCAAGTACGTGTCTCTGAAAGACACCATCGCCGGTTTCCAGGGCATCCTGAACGGTGACTACGACACGCTGCCCGAGCAGGCGTTCTACATGGTTGGCTCCATCGACGAAGCGGTCGAAAAAGCCAAGAAACTGTAA
- a CDS encoding F0F1 ATP synthase subunit epsilon encodes MAEYSFHLDIVSAEKRLFSGSVTAVTVSGSEGELGVRYGHAPLLTAIRPGLVQYVTKAGQQEVLYISGGMLEVQGSSVMVLADTAIRAEDLDKAKAEEAKRSAEAKLQNSSHDVDYAEAAAELARAMAKLRVLQLVKKNVR; translated from the coding sequence ATGGCTGAGTATAGCTTTCACCTGGACATCGTCAGTGCCGAAAAACGCCTGTTTTCCGGCTCTGTGACCGCGGTGACTGTCTCCGGCTCTGAGGGTGAATTGGGCGTTCGTTACGGACACGCCCCCCTGCTGACGGCAATCCGTCCCGGCCTGGTGCAATACGTCACCAAGGCCGGCCAGCAGGAAGTTCTGTATATCTCCGGTGGCATGCTGGAAGTACAGGGCAGCAGTGTTATGGTTCTGGCCGACACTGCGATTCGCGCCGAAGATCTGGATAAAGCCAAGGCCGAAGAAGCCAAGCGCTCGGCGGAAGCCAAGCTGCAGAACTCCTCACACGATGTGGACTATGCAGAAGCGGCCGCCGAACTGGCCCGGGCTATGGCGAAACTGCGCGTGCTGCAGTTGGTTAAGAAAAACGTACGTTAA
- a CDS encoding substrate-binding domain-containing protein → MLTARLPFTALLVSVLLAIPMLFGRVQANELDYWTFQEYMEAFPEQRHLANEFAARVRQPALPWHHASAVPVRIAMLTPDVQISDYWLRNRLSLTRRLQEMGLPYTLQNFSFHPATSIRQQEALLAQALRSRPDYLIFTLNALRHRVLVDKIIARGHPKLILMNITTPLKSWQENQPFFYVGFDHKEGTRLLTDAITRLTGPQTNYLMLYGSQGYVSQARGDEFIRLTSHRPGFVQRQAFYTDIDRARASQAVQQALTAHPDINLVYACTTDVALGAADGLQALGKRHSVLLNGWGGGSAELEAMARGELDLTVMRMNDDNGVAMAEAIRLDQEGKANRLPLVYSGDFAVVDRHTPADRLERLKAHAFRYSQ, encoded by the coding sequence ATGTTGACCGCACGACTACCATTCACCGCCCTGCTGGTCTCTGTCCTGCTTGCCATCCCCATGCTGTTTGGCCGGGTGCAGGCGAACGAGCTGGATTACTGGACGTTTCAGGAATACATGGAAGCGTTTCCCGAACAGCGCCACCTGGCCAATGAGTTTGCCGCACGGGTGCGTCAGCCCGCCCTGCCCTGGCACCATGCCTCCGCGGTGCCGGTGCGTATTGCCATGCTGACACCGGATGTGCAGATCTCGGACTACTGGCTACGCAACCGGCTGAGCCTGACCCGCCGGTTGCAGGAAATGGGCCTGCCCTACACCCTGCAAAACTTCTCGTTCCACCCCGCCACCTCGATCAGACAGCAGGAGGCACTGCTGGCCCAGGCCCTGCGCAGCCGGCCCGATTACCTGATCTTTACCCTCAATGCCCTGCGCCATCGCGTGCTGGTAGACAAGATCATCGCCCGCGGCCACCCCAAGCTGATTTTGATGAACATCACCACACCGCTGAAGTCGTGGCAAGAAAACCAGCCGTTCTTCTATGTGGGCTTTGATCACAAGGAAGGCACCCGGCTGCTGACCGACGCCATCACCAGGCTCACCGGCCCGCAGACCAACTACCTGATGCTGTATGGATCTCAGGGCTATGTCAGCCAGGCCCGGGGCGACGAGTTTATTCGCCTTACCAGCCACCGCCCCGGCTTTGTGCAGCGCCAGGCTTTTTACACCGATATTGACCGGGCCAGAGCCAGCCAGGCGGTACAACAGGCCCTGACCGCTCACCCCGACATCAATCTTGTCTATGCCTGCACCACCGACGTAGCCCTGGGGGCCGCCGACGGCCTGCAAGCCCTGGGCAAACGGCACTCCGTGCTGCTCAACGGCTGGGGCGGTGGCAGTGCCGAGCTTGAGGCCATGGCCCGGGGAGAACTGGATCTGACCGTGATGCGCATGAACGATGACAACGGCGTGGCCATGGCCGAAGCCATTCGCCTCGATCAGGAAGGCAAGGCCAACCGCCTGCCTCTGGTTTACAGCGGCGACTTCGCCGTGGTGGACCGGCACACCCCCGCCGACAGACTGGAGCGCCTGAAAGCCCATGCCTTCCGCTACTCCCAATAA